The stretch of DNA TCTTCCCCTTTCGCCATCTTCTGCACCACTGAACCAGGCGCTAGGTTCAGCTAGGGTTAGCAGAAAAATTGGGTGACTTGGCGTCTCCCTCTCCTCTTCCTCGAGAACTCCCTCTCCCTCTGGGACCGCCGGCGTTGAAACACCAGCGCCCAGGATCCAAACCATGTAGTTGAGCGGCGGCTCGGTGTGATTGCGCCTATGTAGCGACGCGAGGTTGTAGCTCTGTGGATGGACCGTACTGCTGCATAGGATCCGTCCATCCGCCATTACAGCTCAACGATCCGAGGTATGTGCACTGTATTTCGTTCTTATATTATTCATGGGCAGCCATATTGGTTCTTCTGATTCCTCCTCAGTTGCCCCAATTCGTTTGAACCCATTTCAGAAATTGGACAGTATGGGCACTGAATTTATGTACGAGATGCAACCATAATGGTGAAATTTTATCACTAATTACAATTGTTAGAGTGGAATATAGATGTGCTATGTCTGCTCTGATAATTAGTCAAGTACTTCGCTCAATTTATACTAAAGTCGTACATGAACGACTGAATATGTATGTGAAAAATGATTACCTGTGAGCCCGTGTACACGGCAAGAGTTTGTTCATTACTACCTTTTTTCTGTGATGTCAATTACTACTTTTTCCTGTGATGTGTACACGCAATAGTTTTTACGTGAAAAATGATTACCTAGAACTAGAAGCTCACATTTGCAGGCGTTTTGTTGAAGCATGCATATGATTGGTTTATCCAGTTCTGTATAATTATTCCATGTAACTCTGAATGAGCCTTACTGTTAGCTTCAGGAAGTTGATTGTATGACCTAGAAAGGGAATTGCTAAGCCTAGCTTCACATAGATTTCAAGATTTGATTTGTATTTATGTGTAACTTCATTTTGCAGACAACTGCTATACATTGTGCTCATGTGACTATTTGGCCAATTAGCGCAACCTTATTATTATGTGTATTGAGCACAATTCCTTTTTCTCATGTGTGTTGTTGCTCTGtactgcagcagcaacagcagcatcTGAAACTTTGAAGATAAGTGAGAACATGTTCAGCATCATTCATCATCTGAAACTTGGAAGATAATTGAGAACATGTTCAGCATCATCATCTGAaacttggaagataagtgagaaGATGTTCATCTGTAATAGATATTTTTAGCATCATCATCAGAAATTCTTGCTCTGTACTTTAGCAAGTGAGACACTTCTAATAGACAAACAAGATTTAATTCTGCAAATATGTCTTAGTTTTTCAGCATTATAAAGACAATTGTTGTCCAACCAAATCACTTTTGATCTTAGCATGGCCTTGCCTGGATCGCTTAAGTTCTGTTTTTTTTCCTGAATTGTTCTTTGGACTGCAGGCTACCCCTTATATGATAGAATCATGTTTCTTTCTACCAGGCAGTTGTATTGTTCGTACTTGGAGTTTCAGAGCCAGTACATATTCAGTGAAGTGCAACGGGAACCAGAGGGGATGGCACCATGCAATCCATGATTAGTGTTAAGCCGTGAGTTGATGTAACTGGGGTTGGTTTGTGTGGTTTGGGTATTTTGATAAGCTTGCTCGTTTAGGTTAGTGTTAAGCCTTGAGATATGTTACCTGACAATCACACTTGATGGATACAGTTAAGCTATGTAATGTACGGTTGTAACTAGAAACCTCACAGATGAGTGTATCCATTAAATCTGTGTCTATTAGAAGAAAATCACTGTTTGCAGGTGTAGTTCGTTCAGTTTTTTTTGTTATATATACTCGTTGCATCAGTTCAAAGGTGAGTATTGCATGTGTAGAACAAGTGTGTCAAAATTTACTCTCACTACTAATGGATTGGTCACAGTAACCAAGACTACTGAAGAAAATCTCTTTTTAAAACTTAAGAAAATGATTTTTCAACTTGGTCAAACAAAAAAGTTCGGTTTGATCACGTCTCCGCAAACAACAGCAGGATATTTTCTGGCTCAGATTGGTACATCAATACAGGATTGGGCAGTACTATTCGTAGCATTCAATAATACTACAAGGTTCCCTTTGTAAAATGTACCAGCAGCCCAGATCCTGTCCCTTTGATTCCAATCTGACGGGTCATGTGCAGCTGGTGCATTCGTTACACGAGTTAGCTCGTTGCACTGGATACATTCTCCTGACCTACCTCCGCCGCCACCCAGCGCGGCGGCCATGGCGACGGCAGCAGCGACTCCTCCCCATGGCGGCCTCCCGGAAGAGGTCGTGGTATGGGAGATCCTCGTCCGCCTGCCCCCAAAATCCCTCCTCCGCTGCCGCGCCGTCTGCCGCGCCTGGCGCAGCGCCACCTCCGCCCGCGACTTCCTCGCCGCCCACCACGCCCGTCAGCCCAACCTCCCCATCGCCTTCCAGGAATACCACGGCGGCCAAAGCTTACTCGCCTTCGACAACCggggcgccgccgccgcccagctcCAACCCGTCGCCCGGCTTGACGACGACTCCAGTCTGGAAGCCTCCTGTGACGGTCTACTCCTCCTCACCGACTATGGCAGGGGTGTTCCAAGGTTCTGTGTCTGCAACCCGGCCACTCGTCAGTTTGCTTGCTTGCCGACGCTTTCTGGTTTCGTGCCTCTGGCTCTGGGGATGTATCGGCACGGCCCGACTGGCGAGTACCGAGTACTCGTCTGCCCGAGAGATGAAGATCCGGCGACTGATGCATGCTACATCTTCGCATTGGGCTCCGTCCATCCACTGAAGAACATCGGATGGCTGCCGGAGGTGGATGAAATGTGTTCCAGTGCTGTTCTCTCCCGTGGTAGCCTGCATTGGCACCTGCAGCAGTATGAGAGTGCAGCCAAAGTGATAATGGCATTCGACACCACAGCTGAGTCATTCCGGCGGATGCGTGGTCCAGTCGTTCCTAGCAGCGATGGCCTATTTGCTGGCATGTTTGAAATGGATGGCATTCTCGGCGTGGCCTGCTCTAATGACAAAGACAAAATCATTGGCATATGGATGATGCAGGACTACGAAAGCGAGATCTGGACCTTAAAATACCGCTTTGAATTGCCGTTTGAGGAGATCAAGATGCAGTGTGACATGAGGCAGGTTAGGGTGAAGCATGGCGATATGTTGATTGTGGTTGTGCCCGATGGCAATGGTGAGTTGCTCGTGCTATCACGATTTGGCAATGGGCTGTTTCAGATTAACATGGATGGCAAGTTGGTTGGAAGTTTCTACCGTGAAGACCTCTGTCTTACTCAACTTCAGCTCAAACAAACTCTTGTTCCGCATACATTCTTTCCGGCGCTAGAGAGTTATGTTGTGAATGCTCCACCTTTCATCTGAGGGCTGTTGAGTGAGTGGGTTCTTCTTAATGACCTAAACGTTTGTATCCTCATAAGCTACAATATGCATGAGTTGGACCCGTATGTTCCATTAGCTCCTTTGTTGATACATATAAAGTTATATGATCAAGAAACTGTTATTCTTATGTAGTTCCGTGCAATCTATGCTTGTTCTGTCACCCTTTCATGTTGAAGGCAGTGACTACTGTGCATGTTAATTCTAAAATTAGCAAGTCATTTTGATATGTGTTTCAAATATGTGCGAACTATTATATGTGATGTTTCTATTGTTTTGAACTGAAGGATTAGTTTACTCTTTTATCTAGTGGTCTTCTCAGTTCTTACTATGTGGCAATCTACCTGCCTTTTGTCTCTATATGTCTATAAGGGCTTGAAACACCGCACGTAAATTGAATAAATGACTGCATTTTGTACTCAACCTAGCAGTGAGTTCTGTTGTTATTCTTCTTGTTCAAGAATCCATTCCATAtggttctataatgaaatattctGTTATAAATCCTACTTTCTGGTTCATCGTTTGGAATTATATCCATTATTTCACATTAGCTTCTTATCATTGTAAGCAATTATCTATCATTTCATTTTAGTTGCTAACCATTTAAGGAAATATTGTTTCATTTGGTTCCACTTTAAGCAATAGGTAGTATGAATTCAATTGTTTCTTTGTTGATGTGCACAGAGTTATCAACTTATGATCAAGAAGCTCTGACTATTACATGGTTGCATGAAATTTATTTTTCTTTGGATATCCTTTTGGGAGAAGTGGCTACTGTGCAGGTTGATGCTAAAATTACCAAGTCATTTTTGTCAGTGTCTGAAATATGTCAATCGATCTGCCTGTTCTTAGCTGATTACTGATGAAGAATTGACTTGGCCTTTTCTTGATATTGTCTTGTTTTTTGGAGATTATCCCATGTCTTCATAGTAAATGTTCAGCAAATATATATTAGTTTCGTGGTTCCAGGTTTTGTTGTAGCTGAGCATGGAATTAAGGCAAATTATCCTCTGTGTTGACCAGCAAGTTGCACATGATTTTTATTCATGACCATTTAAGGAAATAATGCTTCACTTGGCTCCTGTTTTAATCGATAGGTGTTGTGAATCCAAATCCACTAGCTTCTTTGTTGATGTATACAAAGCTGTGATCAAGAAGCTCTGACTGTCACATGGTTGCATGAAATTTATTTTTCTTTGGATATCCTTTTGGGCAGGAGTGGCTACTGTGCATGTCGATGCTAAAATTATCAAGTCATTTTGGTCAGTGTTTGAAATATTTGCCAATTGGTTTGCCTCGCGTCTCTGTTTTTCTTTACTGATGAAGAATTGACTTGGCCTTTTATCAAGGTTGTCTTGAGATTGTTCCATGTCTTCGTAGTACTATATGAGTGTTCAGCATTAGTTTCGTGATTCCAGGTTTTGTTGTAGGTGACGTTGAAAAAAGGCAGCTTATCCTCTTTGTTGACCAGCAACTCGCACCTGATTTTTAGTCATGAACCCATCGCGCCTGGTTAGGCATTGAAATGTGCTATAATTTTGTCTTCCTATTGCATCGTTAGGAGTTATCTGTAACAACATATCTTTAGCTGCTAACTATTTAAGGGAATTGATTGATGCTTCTTCTGATATTCAACCTTGACATAAGCGCAAGGAGAATCTGTAGTGATAAGCGGAGGAAAGGGTTATCAGGTCAGGTCCCACGCCGCCGCTTTCCTGTTGTAACTGCGGTTGTAAAGTGTGTTGAAAGCCCCCTCTCATCAGCTACTAGTTGTTACTGCATGTATTAGGATGCGGTTACATTTCACACACTGGGTGCCCCGGCTCTGCTGCAGTTCTGCAAGGCTCGGGATCGGGTAGTGGTGTGCCAACTCGTGACCTTGAGCTGCTGCCCGTCCAGCTGCCGGCGCAACAGCTTGCGCGAGGGCGCAGCCCCGTCTGTCATGCCTCGCCTCGCTCCTCCACGCAGCAATCCCAAGATGAGCGCACTCCATCGGTGTCTCCGCTGCTCTCCCCAACCACTGTCCTGCCGCTAAGCCCTGCTTCTAAACGTGACGAGACCAGGAGCTCCCCCTGTTGGGTGCGACTCATAGCCAGCCTCTGCTCGAGCCCATGCTTGCCTGAGGCGATGGTGCACCTGGCTTCCAGTCATCACCAACGCCGCCGCTGGTCTGCGTCGGCACCATAAGGCGTACCCCCTCCCCGGTGCACCGTCGCGCCGCACAAGACGGAGAGGAGACCCTGGCGCCCATCTTCGAGGAGCGGCAGCTGGGCATCCTTGCCCCGCCTGCGTCGCCTCGTCCCAGCCCTCCAGTGGCTTGACGGAAGACGCTGGCAGGAGTTAAAATCTCCAACAAGGGCGGCCTCTCGCTACAAAGGATCAAACAAGCGGGTGCAGGTGTTTGGTGCAGCTCCAGCAGCCAAGGTGGCGGGGAAGCTCGTCTGTCGCACAATGGGAATCACAAGAGACGGAGAAGACGTTACTGAGGCTACCTTGAACGACTTCACAGCCAAGTTTAAGGAGCAGCTGGCTCCAGAGGTGATCATGGCCATGAGGGAGTTCTTCCACCTTGATGCTGCTGCTGTCAACGGTGTCGAGGACGCACTGCTGGACCATGGTGGTGAGGGTGCGCTGGAGCTTGCTCAAGAGGGCCATCTAGCACAGGAAGTCGTGggatcgcagccggccacggctTGATCTCCCAGTCTGCATGCTTGGGCTAAGTTGGGCTGTTTTAGTTGATTATGTTAGTCCAACTAAGTAATGTGTCGTGGTGTGGCTCTGTTGCTTTTGTTTTTAGGTGTGTGTGTTGTATCAGGGGTGCATGGTGTTGCCTTGTGTTGGGCTACATGCGGTGTTGTACTGCTCCAGTTGGACAGCTATTTCAATGGCTACGTTCTGTGTCCTTTCTTGCTACATGGTCAGGACCGTCAGGTTTATGTGCACGATGGTGTGTCCCATGCTGATATAGCCAATCAACACGCTCAGTTGGAACGTCCGTGGTTTAAACTGCTCAGCTAGGCGGGCAACGGTCAGTGCAACGATCGCCGCCTCCTCGTGTCAACTCGTGTGCTTACAAGAGACGAAGCTTGCCAGTGTTGACAAGTTTGTTGCCGCCTTCCTTGGTGGTAACAGACTCAAAAAATTCGCGCAACGCCCGACCACTGGGACTAGGGGAGGGATCCTTTTATTGTGGGACGACAATGTTCTAGACGTCTCCGTTATCTCAACTTGGACCTATTGTCTCTCCGGCATGGTCCGCATCCGTGCGATCGACATGTGTTACAAACTCACTTTCGTCTATGGTCCCACAGACTATGCTTGCAAGGACGACTTCTTCGCCGAACTTACCGCCCACAAGCCTTTTTTTTGAACCGTGAACAGTAGGAGAACCTCCTACTGTTGTAACCTGTATTATTAAAATTTGTACAATTTACATGGCATCTTTACATTTATCAACCCCCCATTTTGGGGGGTGGGGAGAGTACTAAGCTATTGAGGAAAGGATGAGGGGGATGAGATGTTTATGCTTTTCCTTGACCCTATAGGTAAGGAGAGAGAAGTCCTTCTTAAGTCTGTCCAACCAAGATGTTTTTGTTGGTGCAATCCCCCTGAAGTGTTTGTTATTGCGTTCCTTCCATATGCTCCAAGCCGCAAGTAAGAACAACTCCATAAAGAGAGGTCGGTCCCAACTGATTTTGGCCATAGTGACCGTTTGTACCCTTGAAGCTCCTTGTGCCCAAGAAAGACCAAGACTAGTTCAGCATTCAGCACTGAAGTGGCATTCAAAGAACAAATATTCCATGGTTTCCTCAATTTGCAACCCACATAGAATACAGTTGTGATCCTCTCCAATATTGTAATGTCGACGTTTAAGCATATTCCTGGTGTTGAGGCGGTCGGGAAAGCCCACAAGCCTTTGGCTAGTGTTGGTTGGCTTGCTGTGGGAGACTTCAATCAGATCTATCGTGCACGTGACAAAAACAAGATAAATGTTAATCGAAGTAGGATTAACCGGTTCCGCGCTACTTTGCAGTCCTGCGAGCTCAAGGAAATCCATCTTTAGAATAGACGCTTCACGTGGAGTAATGAGCGGGACAACCCAACGCTTTGCAAGCTTGACTCCTTCTTCTGCAATGCGGAATGGGATACGACATTCAACACCCATGTCTTGCACGCTTTGTCGTCCTCCCTTTCCGATCATTGTCCGCTCCTTCTCGCGGATGACAGGGGCCCCAGAAGGCCGCGGTCCTTCAAATTTGAGAATTTCTGGGTATCTTTGCCTGGATTCAACAAGGTGGTTCAGAAGGCATGGGACGAGCACGTGGGTCACACGGAGCCTTACCAAGTCTTGCACCATAGGCTCAAGAAAACTGCGACTCGGCTCTCTGAGTGGAGCAAGAAGCTCTTTTCCAAGGCTAAGATTCAACTACATGCAGCCCTGCTTGTGATTCTTCGCCTCGACATTGCACAAGAAGAGCGGATTCTTTCTCCCGAGGAACGTGAGTTACGTTCTAGGCTCAAGCGGAGGGTTATTAGTTTGGCGGTGCTTGAGAGGGCTAGGAAAAGCCAATGTGCCAGGAATTCAAATCTGAGGGATGGTGATGCAAACACCAGATTCTTTCATCGCCCCATTAATTCCCAAAGACGAAAAAACCACATTCATCGTATCAAACATGCACAAGGGTGGGTGACTGAACATGAGGTAAAAGAGAAGATCATCCATGACCACTTCTCTGAGGTCATGGGGAGGAGAGGCACGTGCAACAAAGATTTTAATTGGGAGGAGCTCGGCACCGAGCCCCATGACTTACATGACCTTGGCAATACCATCACGGAGGAAGAGGTGTGGGAGGCCATTAAGGAGATGCCTGGCAATAAGGCACCTGGACCAGATGGCTTCACGGGGACCTTCTTTAAAAAGTGTTGGGGAATCATCAAGCATTCGGTCATGAGGGTTATTCAACGCTTCGATTCCCTACACACCTCCAACTTGCAATGGCTCAATTCCGCCAATGTCGTTCTCTTGCCCAAGAAGGAGGATGCGAAGGCATCTCTGATTACAGACCTATTAGCCTTGTCCACGCCATTGCCAAAAtcattgtagcgaccagacctcaaacggtccaatctctatgctcaggtgtcatccctggatcagtaatgctgacaccacacagtacttgaaggatttataacagagtagcaatcacacacttattacatcgagtgtctcaaaagagaacttattacaataaatatggcttaaggccatctaataacgataatagcggaagtcttggaagataagtgagtccatcaactccaacggcatcactgagtatagaaccacgaactaaaactccttaatcgtcgtctgaaaagtctgcaacattaacgttgcagcccgaaacgggtcagcacatggaatatgctggcaaagtaacacatagagagtaatggaataatcaggctattctatatgcatatttggctggtggaaatctctatggttacagttttgcgtaaagccaatttttccctactgcaaaggaataaattttatttaactatcacggtggttgttaaacattgagaatggttgacagcattctcaatcccaattaagcatcatcattaaacaaaacccaacaaaattaatttcagagtaacatgttgagattcacatgataatccaggtactagatactcaagatgtccataaccggggacacggctaaccatgattagtttatacactctgcagaggtttgcgcactttttcccacaagactcgatctcatccgttggatttctcgcactacatggtgtttgagaaacggatgaccgagacatagtctttgagaagcgctagcaccttacgaacgggtagaccgtaccaacctacatcccctacatctgctagtctaccactgtaagagtttgcacaacttagtGAACTACGCTAGAGCCCattaatagcttgtggctgcacacggaagtttctagcatgaataatctcatgatccctttgagcctgggtggcggtccataagaaaaacaggcaatcgctggaatacccaggtgttgggtttcgtagtaatttcaaaaaatttcctacgcacacgcaagatcatgtgatgcatagcaacgagggggagagtgttgtctacgtacccaacgcagaccgactgcggaagcgatgacacgacgtagaggaagtagtcgtacgtcttcacgatccaaccgatcaagcaccgaatctacggcacctccgagttcgagcacacgttcagctcgatgacgatccccggactccgatccagcaaagtgtcgaggcagagtttcgtcagcacgatggcgtggtgacgatcttgatgttctacagcagcagggcttcgcctaaactccgctacagtattatcgaggtatatggtggcagggggcaccgcacacggctaaggaatagatcacgtggatcaacttgtgtgtctagaggtgtcccctgcctccgtatataaaggagtagaggggggaggctggccggccaaggagggaggcgcaggaggagtcctactccttccgggagtaggactccccccccaatcctattccaagtaggattcccaaggggggaaagagagagaggggggccggccaccttctcctagtcctaataggactaggggagggggaagtggcacagccaccttgggctgcccctttctcctttccactaaggcccatgtaggcccatatggctcccggggggttccggtaacctcccggtaacccggtaaaatcccgatttcacccggaacacttccgatgtccaaacataggcttccaatatatcaatctttacgtctcgaccatttcgagactcctcgtcatgtccgtgatcacatccgggactccgaacaaccttcggtacatcaaaatgcataaactcataatgtaactgtcatcgtaaccttaagcgtgcggaccctacgggttcgagaacaatgtagacatgaccgagacacgtctccggtcaataaccaatagcgggacctggatgcccatattggctcctacatattctacgaagatctttatcggtcagaccgcataacaacatacgttgttccctttgtcatcggtatgttacttgcccgagattcgatcgtcggtatccaatacctagttcaatctcgttatcggcaagtctctttactcgttccgtaatacatcatctcacaactaacatattagttgtaatgcttgcaaggcttatgtgatgtgttaccgagagggccagagatacctctccgacaatcggagtgacaaatcctaatctcgatatacgccaacccaacatctaccttcggagacacctgtaatgctcctttataatcacccagttacgttgtgacgtttggtagcacccaaagtgttcctccggcaaacgggagttgcataatctcatagttataggaacatgtataagtcatgaagaaagcaatagcaacatactaaacgatcgtgtgctaagctaatggaatgggtcatgtcaatcagatcattcaactaatgatgtgacctcgttaatcaaataacaactcattgttcatggttaggaaacataaccatctttgattaacgagctagtcaagtagaggcatactagtgacactttgtttgtctatgtattcacacatgtattatgtttccggttaatacaattctagcatgaataataaacatttatcatgattataaggaaataaataataactttattattgcctctagggcatatttccttcaccaggtgcctcaatccacccagatgtgtatttaagttgccaccttaagtaaaccattaattaacaatctcacatccgtcatggatacactcacccaatccacgtttactagcatagcatggcataataagcaaacgtagaagtaactcccaaaggtttgataataacgggtaataggtactacctcaactacttcccaaacccacaatttaattagatcctaatcatgcaatgtgtgaggattgatctaatgcaataaaactgggtagttggaaagcatgatcaaagtgttacttgtcttgctgatgatccgggaaacctagcgattcgaagtagcaagcggcgcactccgggtactctatcacaaataaacaagcatacaataagtactcaactaatgcacaagtaaaactcaaataagagacctaaccagaaagttcaacttaagaactcagGTTGGTaaaaagaatcaaaccaaacgaagcaacgaaagacaaacgacaaaagaaaaAGGCTCTGTTTACTATTCTGAATCTAGgacaatttttacagtggcaaaacttgtttgagttggttaaacggaaagagggtttcgagacgaaactccaggcgcttgaatcgcctgattccgataaatgagcgaaaagttaaactaaaacgaaaatcggatcagaaatcacgatcacaaaaatcacggatttaatccgaggaaaagaaaaatgacgaacgtttgttaaaacgaacgaacgggcaaacgctcgctatttaaataaaccggaaaagcTGATCTATTAAAAAgaacgaaactaaaaaaacgagcaaaccgtcggaaaaccgaacggtttttcaaGAAAAACCGGAGGCGaaaaaaactacctccggcgactccggcgaatagcggcgcggcggggcggcggcgcgggcaggcggcggcggctagggttagggttagggtgaGGGCGCGGCTTGGGCTTCGGCTGGGGCCTCAGGGCGCTATAAAAAGGCCCGGCCAGGAGGAGTCCTtgccggttacggcccaaggtcggttcgatttttttttctttttttttaaataattacgctcggaaaaaaaataaaagaaatactaaacagactccaaaaatcccgaaataaattttccccgcttctaaaatcaagccgcacaggatgaacatttatttggggcctaaatgcatttttgaaaaacgcacatttttcctaaattcaaataaaatagcaaataaaaccaaaataaattcttatttgattttttattaaatcctcaatatttctttattttgggaaagtcattttattccctctctcatatctttgtaatagaaataattgaagataaaataaataaaatcaaatgatcctattttcaaaatttgagacaactcgaatatgaaaataacgaaatccccaactctctccgaggg from Triticum urartu cultivar G1812 chromosome 3, Tu2.1, whole genome shotgun sequence encodes:
- the LOC125548302 gene encoding F-box protein At5g49610-like is translated as MATAAATPPHGGLPEEVVVWEILVRLPPKSLLRCRAVCRAWRSATSARDFLAAHHARQPNLPIAFQEYHGGQSLLAFDNRGAAAAQLQPVARLDDDSSLEASCDGLLLLTDYGRGVPRFCVCNPATRQFACLPTLSGFVPLALGMYRHGPTGEYRVLVCPRDEDPATDACYIFALGSVHPLKNIGWLPEVDEMCSSAVLSRGSLHWHLQQYESAAKVIMAFDTTAESFRRMRGPVVPSSDGLFAGMFEMDGILGVACSNDKDKIIGIWMMQDYESEIWTLKYRFELPFEEIKMQCDMRQVRVKHGDMLIVVVPDGNGELLVLSRFGNGLFQINMDGKLVGSFYREDLCLTQLQLKQTLVPHTFFPALESYVVNAPPFI